A single window of Sphingobium sp. SCG-1 DNA harbors:
- a CDS encoding L,D-transpeptidase family protein, giving the protein MPAATAAPARRVSLGKAADVAPTSLTRAIQEQANGALNRFYASRGFRPLWVSSGEIGEQGDALIAYLASADSDGLNPSSYDVERLRELIASARNGGPDEIARAELALSSAFARYVRDQRRFKDVSVTYADPRLKPRKLKAEGVLRTAAFPKSFAGYIADMGWMSPQYVRIRNLMARALKDGLSKDVLARLRLNLDRARLLPAPWVHHVVVDASSGRLWYYEAGKQVGAMRVVVGAKETQTPMLVGTLQWAILNPYWNVPDYLARNKIAPKVLAGRSLASMRMEALSDWTASAHKLDASAVDWAAVASGSQEVRLRELPGAGNSMGRVKFLFPNDEGIYLHDTPEKALLQKSDRHLSNGCIRLENAAELGRWLLQRPVRAISKEPEQAVPLPVQVPVYLTYLTATATDAGVAFREDVYGRDQ; this is encoded by the coding sequence GTGCCAGCCGCAACGGCGGCGCCTGCACGTCGTGTCTCTCTCGGCAAAGCTGCCGATGTCGCGCCCACCTCATTGACGCGCGCCATTCAGGAGCAAGCGAACGGCGCCCTGAATCGCTTCTATGCCAGTCGCGGGTTTCGGCCGCTGTGGGTGTCGTCCGGAGAGATAGGTGAACAGGGGGATGCGCTTATCGCCTATCTGGCGTCCGCCGATAGCGATGGGCTGAATCCTTCGTCATATGATGTCGAGCGGCTTCGCGAACTCATCGCTTCAGCACGAAATGGTGGCCCTGATGAAATCGCCCGCGCCGAACTCGCGTTGTCCTCAGCCTTCGCGCGGTACGTCCGCGATCAGCGCCGCTTCAAAGACGTGTCAGTGACCTACGCTGATCCTAGGCTGAAGCCAAGAAAGCTGAAGGCAGAGGGCGTCCTGCGCACCGCTGCTTTCCCGAAATCATTCGCGGGCTATATCGCCGATATGGGCTGGATGAGTCCGCAGTATGTCCGCATTCGAAACCTGATGGCTCGCGCGTTGAAGGATGGATTGTCCAAAGACGTCTTGGCCCGCCTTCGCCTTAATCTCGACCGCGCCCGGTTGCTGCCTGCCCCTTGGGTGCATCACGTCGTGGTCGATGCCTCATCCGGCAGGCTCTGGTATTATGAAGCGGGCAAGCAGGTGGGCGCGATGCGCGTCGTTGTCGGAGCAAAGGAAACGCAGACGCCGATGCTCGTTGGCACGCTCCAATGGGCCATCCTCAATCCGTACTGGAACGTGCCGGATTATCTGGCCCGCAACAAGATCGCGCCCAAAGTGCTGGCTGGTCGATCCCTCGCCTCGATGCGTATGGAGGCGTTGTCTGACTGGACCGCATCGGCGCATAAGCTGGATGCGTCCGCAGTTGACTGGGCGGCAGTCGCGTCGGGCAGTCAGGAAGTGCGCCTTCGCGAGTTACCGGGTGCTGGCAATTCCATGGGCCGCGTCAAATTCCTGTTTCCAAACGACGAAGGCATCTACCTGCACGACACGCCCGAAAAGGCGCTGCTGCAAAAGAGCGACCGCCATTTAAGCAATGGCTGCATTCGCCTTGAAAATGCGGCAGAGCTTGGCCGCTGGCTCCTGCAAAGACCCGTCCGCGCGATCTCCAAGGAGCCGGAGCAAGCCGTGCCGCTGCCGGTGCAAGTGCCCGTATATCTCACCTATCTCACCGCAACAGCGACGGATGCGGGTGTGGCATTTCGCGAGGACGTCTATGGCAGGGATCAATAG
- a CDS encoding response regulator, with translation MDALLVEDEKLLREMLHSSLSDMGFDVEEADSGEAAWEMVQNGLRFDLLLTDVRMPGTIDGIDLAKRVKSISDAAIIVMSGFVGSRNPAAEGFNHFLAKPFTEGRLSQLVKKAMAD, from the coding sequence ATGGACGCGCTACTCGTTGAAGATGAGAAACTGCTCAGGGAGATGCTGCATAGTTCCCTCAGCGATATGGGGTTTGATGTCGAAGAAGCCGATTCGGGTGAAGCGGCGTGGGAAATGGTTCAGAATGGACTGCGTTTCGACCTCCTGCTGACCGATGTCAGGATGCCCGGCACGATTGACGGTATCGACTTGGCCAAGCGCGTGAAGTCAATCAGCGATGCTGCGATCATCGTTATGTCCGGATTCGTAGGTTCGCGAAATCCTGCGGCAGAAGGCTTCAACCATTTCCTTGCAAAGCCCTTTACCGAAGGCCGCCTCTCCCAACTCGTCAAGAAAGCTATGGCGGATTAA
- a CDS encoding acyltransferase family protein: MSTEAHPRERPPSTRLRELDALRGLAALSVVIYHYTARFPEMFPEAPHVGFAFTWGHESVLLFFAISGFVISFSLDRAESVADFAVKRFARLYPAYWAAMALTLLVEHLAGATMFEVPSVAIAANVTMLQGFAYLPGVDGAYWTLGLELAFYICMVAVWISGAAGRIEQVLLVWLCLGCIGWAWDGMPSRVTMLLVLQYIPFFGIGMLSYRVWLGVRCWRDQLPCASAIIASLCVQARLELAILALLLFVVFAAMVAGRLRFLAARPLLWLGSISYTLYLVHHNIGFIILLHADEMGLSPLMAVLIAIGVAVALAVLLHHWIEQPLAHAITDWWRKTRQPVGPTSSYELS, translated from the coding sequence ATGAGCACCGAAGCGCATCCGAGAGAACGCCCGCCGTCCACGCGCCTCAGGGAGTTGGACGCTTTGCGCGGCCTCGCTGCGCTGTCGGTCGTGATCTATCATTACACCGCGCGGTTCCCCGAGATGTTCCCGGAAGCTCCGCATGTGGGCTTCGCCTTCACTTGGGGACATGAATCGGTCCTGCTGTTCTTTGCCATCTCAGGCTTCGTCATCAGCTTCTCGCTGGACCGCGCTGAGAGTGTCGCCGATTTTGCAGTGAAGCGATTCGCGCGGCTTTATCCCGCTTATTGGGCCGCCATGGCGCTGACCCTGCTTGTCGAGCATCTGGCGGGGGCTACGATGTTTGAGGTGCCGTCGGTCGCCATCGCAGCCAATGTGACGATGCTTCAGGGTTTCGCCTATTTGCCCGGCGTGGATGGCGCTTACTGGACGCTGGGGTTGGAACTCGCCTTCTATATCTGCATGGTGGCGGTCTGGATAAGCGGCGCGGCGGGCCGTATCGAGCAAGTGCTGCTAGTATGGCTTTGCCTTGGCTGCATCGGCTGGGCATGGGACGGGATGCCCAGCCGAGTGACGATGCTGCTTGTGCTTCAGTACATCCCCTTTTTCGGCATCGGGATGCTCAGCTATCGTGTGTGGCTTGGCGTGAGATGTTGGCGAGACCAACTACCGTGCGCTTCGGCAATAATCGCCAGTCTATGTGTTCAGGCACGTCTCGAACTTGCAATTCTGGCATTGCTGCTGTTCGTCGTTTTCGCGGCGATGGTAGCCGGACGGTTGCGCTTTCTGGCCGCACGTCCTCTCCTGTGGCTCGGCTCGATCAGCTACACCCTCTATCTTGTGCATCATAATATCGGCTTCATCATTCTTCTGCATGCCGATGAGATGGGCCTGTCGCCACTGATGGCAGTTTTGATCGCCATAGGTGTCGCGGTCGCCCTGGCCGTCCTGCTTCATCATTGGATCGAGCAGCCGCTGGCGCACGCCATTACGGACTGGTGGCGAAAAACGCGTCAACCTGTCGGGCCGACGAGTTCCTACGAACTTTCCTGA
- a CDS encoding response regulator transcription factor, which translates to MYGSTMPDSGARILILEDDVFLADDMRRSLEDAGYEVLGPFDEQSSELSHAFDREPHAAILDMKLRGDGTSAIVDRLQSLDIPIIVPAGYAHAEVRSRISDLSLVEKPYSMSKIVAAVRSVLRRRPGKAV; encoded by the coding sequence ATGTACGGTTCCACAATGCCGGATTCCGGCGCGCGCATATTGATTTTGGAAGATGACGTCTTCCTTGCCGATGATATGCGCCGGTCTCTGGAAGATGCTGGATATGAAGTGCTCGGGCCGTTCGATGAACAATCTTCAGAATTGAGCCATGCCTTCGATCGGGAGCCACATGCCGCCATTCTGGACATGAAGCTGCGTGGAGATGGCACGTCTGCAATCGTCGATCGACTGCAATCCCTCGATATCCCGATCATCGTCCCTGCCGGTTACGCCCATGCGGAGGTGCGCAGTCGTATTTCCGACTTGTCTCTGGTGGAAAAGCCCTATTCCATGAGCAAGATCGTCGCCGCTGTGCGATCTGTCCTCCGGCGGCGGCCTGGAAAGGCAGTCTGA
- a CDS encoding autotransporter outer membrane beta-barrel domain-containing protein, producing MAALLVGTITAAQAEPLNSTYSPSSNNGGGANAGRADIVTITNQTDTITGDYRLRGTSARRFTSNATTLEQRNAAGQIVSGYDTIDGRSSLTLGTQQKTSAVTYPDQIQGTRVSTLVYDNDRLTETPGTSTVTVNYLDTGRPVYGDLRLADISNSDVTIATGSKSRDLYASTNFAILTADSGSTLYNVTDGSNIVYDSRTATMDGQDQNNLSQAATRTYLVPITTYSGVAFNGNDSVTDLASFKRYNSSLIAQLTQGQITPDQYESLIKAAAPVTTERVTVANRVIPRYTAPPTTSERLFMSLNGSNLTTTVDSQLVGVAEADGNAAGNATLIRAENGSTIVNNGIIAQAQRAAGVVLTGSGTSLTNSSTGVIGIGYETLDRSSGTPVPTGFNGRGYTTDNVAISAASGASVNNLGIVNVANRDIPGETGNPTIGKANAGIVVSTGASASNAGTILVGGGASAVANNLGQFRGATGMGAFNGGTATNAASGTIRVGTTFAENSADLANIQDVQSVNYASGMASFGGGGTVINDGAIRIGSLAQNASGILVGGSGNAAVNNGTILIDPSAVTTPSARNAGISVLGSTAAGLNATNAGTIDIRGVNSVGLLVENSFDNGSARALNTGTILVNGGISVDRLRNYGVFVENASSSAQQDGAIILQGDGAIGVHARNGGTVDVGTTGTVDFQGAGQIGYYALGAGSTINIGSTTDVDTASSTGLRVEGGAVARGNGLAFNVSGANAVGIVGTGASSGTTVDTTGMRIAVSGAGASGVRIEGGATGAINGASTIELTGAGTTAAIVDGQGYSLDGTVVGTPVASTSLTSNANLTSSFDDLTGYVARNQGQFNNTGTIAFSGANGTGILATTGAQVNNSGAIGLSGAGGVGIDITGAGTSAVHSGTITGSGTGVRIADGASFNNQGAITIASGTGIVVDGAGSTLTGTGTAAVIANDGVAALRLVNGASVNSAGSFSGNGTAHGVLVDSGAGALTLGGGSITTGGTGNGIENAANSTQILLNGTNITANGSGSAIRTAVSLDPASTATLTAAGANSTGFTFAETGGAAATNNLTIGNGLTIQASGAGASGIRLNTTGTASLTGRVDVTNSLGGAALVGGPAASITNSGTLVSASTAAPVVDLTGGALAFTNNGAITASSNTAAAISGGNNGQSVTLASGAVTGAVALGSGADTFLMTGGTLNGAFSAGAGNDSATFRGLTDANMSGITSIAGNGAPGGNDVLTFDNTTSTGTQRLVGWNSVNLTNGSNLTADGDLVLAGGTATIDNTSTLFAGNGVNAVIRSAAGGTATLVNAGTIDLTNGGSGATDSLTVRGNYVGQNGTIRLNTVLAGDGSPSDRIIIDGGAVSGTTSLQIANAGGLGAQTTGNGIEVVSAINGGTTTATTTGTGFALAGGSVDAGAFQYRLYASNTAGTNESWYLRTQAGSVPSETPTPTPTPTPTPSDPAEEPTPPTGPTTYRVEVPLLAAIPNSLRSGDLAMVATYHKRMGDNEDAVDPGFTFPGRIWGRAIAEDQNYRQRGDARPETDGHLYGFQAGIDLFRYGGRGGHHDFGIYGGYTNGNARVTGFAGGLEGQYVGKLDPKSKYAGLYWTYVGNNGLYVDTVLQHSWYGGKATAVNGNKIDIDGTGILASIEAGYAITLSPKWTLEPQVQVIAQGVSIDPTTIPNAGVSQNSDGYVTGRLGLRAKGRFETNSGSVQPYLRANLWKGFAATDRTYFRTAAATTIISTRTSSLWGEAGAGVTWTLKPGFAIYGEADHRFSLDNGQGVAGHSTSGSVGVKISM from the coding sequence TTGGCTGCCCTCCTCGTCGGCACCATCACAGCCGCTCAGGCCGAACCCTTAAATTCCACATACTCCCCATCCTCCAATAACGGCGGCGGTGCCAATGCAGGTCGTGCCGATATCGTCACGATTACCAACCAGACTGATACTATCACCGGTGACTATCGCTTGCGCGGCACCAGCGCCCGGCGCTTTACGTCCAATGCGACGACGTTGGAGCAGCGCAACGCGGCGGGGCAGATCGTTTCTGGTTATGACACCATTGATGGGCGCAGCAGCCTGACATTAGGGACGCAGCAGAAGACGAGTGCCGTCACTTATCCAGATCAGATCCAGGGCACCCGAGTTTCGACGCTGGTGTACGACAACGATCGGCTGACAGAGACACCGGGAACCAGCACGGTCACAGTCAACTACCTAGATACAGGTCGCCCCGTTTACGGTGACCTCCGGCTCGCAGACATCAGCAATTCAGACGTGACGATCGCCACCGGATCAAAGTCCCGTGACCTTTACGCCAGCACGAATTTTGCGATCCTGACGGCAGACAGCGGGTCCACGCTTTATAACGTCACCGACGGCAGCAACATCGTCTATGATTCCCGCACAGCGACGATGGACGGGCAGGATCAGAACAACCTTAGCCAAGCTGCGACGCGGACTTATCTCGTGCCGATTACGACCTATTCGGGCGTGGCATTCAACGGCAACGACAGCGTTACCGATCTGGCGAGCTTCAAGCGTTACAACAGCAGCTTGATCGCGCAACTTACGCAGGGGCAGATCACACCCGACCAGTATGAGAGCCTCATCAAGGCAGCCGCGCCGGTGACGACCGAACGCGTAACGGTCGCGAACCGGGTGATCCCGCGCTACACCGCGCCGCCCACGACCAGCGAGCGGCTGTTCATGAGCCTGAATGGTTCAAACCTCACTACCACCGTGGACTCTCAGCTCGTCGGCGTTGCCGAGGCAGACGGCAATGCCGCGGGCAATGCTACGTTGATCCGGGCTGAAAATGGATCGACCATCGTCAACAACGGCATCATCGCGCAGGCCCAGCGCGCGGCTGGTGTGGTTCTCACTGGTTCGGGAACGTCGCTCACCAATTCCAGCACAGGTGTTATCGGCATCGGCTATGAAACGCTCGACCGGTCGAGCGGCACGCCCGTCCCAACTGGCTTTAACGGTCGCGGCTATACGACCGACAATGTAGCGATCAGCGCAGCCAGTGGCGCGAGCGTCAACAATCTGGGCATTGTCAATGTCGCAAACCGCGACATACCGGGCGAAACCGGCAATCCGACGATAGGCAAAGCGAACGCCGGAATCGTCGTTAGCACAGGCGCGAGCGCGTCCAATGCGGGCACCATCCTCGTTGGTGGTGGGGCGAGCGCCGTCGCCAACAATCTCGGGCAGTTCCGAGGCGCGACCGGCATGGGCGCTTTCAACGGCGGCACCGCGACCAATGCGGCCAGTGGGACCATCCGGGTCGGCACGACCTTTGCTGAAAACAGCGCCGACCTTGCAAATATCCAGGACGTTCAGTCCGTCAACTATGCGTCGGGCATGGCGTCGTTCGGCGGCGGCGGAACCGTCATCAACGACGGCGCGATTCGCATTGGATCGTTGGCGCAGAATGCAAGCGGCATTCTGGTAGGCGGGAGCGGGAACGCCGCTGTCAACAACGGCACGATCCTTATCGATCCCTCTGCGGTGACGACGCCCAGCGCGCGTAACGCAGGCATTTCGGTCCTCGGAAGCACGGCTGCTGGCCTAAATGCGACCAACGCTGGGACAATCGATATTCGCGGCGTCAACAGCGTCGGTCTGCTGGTCGAAAACAGCTTCGACAATGGATCGGCCCGTGCGCTCAATACCGGGACGATCCTGGTCAACGGCGGCATTTCGGTGGATCGTCTGCGCAATTATGGCGTGTTCGTCGAGAACGCATCCTCCTCAGCGCAGCAGGACGGCGCGATCATCCTGCAGGGCGACGGGGCGATCGGCGTTCATGCGCGAAACGGCGGCACAGTCGACGTGGGAACGACCGGAACGGTAGATTTCCAAGGCGCAGGCCAGATCGGCTATTATGCGCTTGGCGCAGGCTCGACCATCAATATCGGCTCTACAACGGACGTGGACACGGCATCCTCGACGGGATTGCGTGTGGAAGGCGGCGCAGTTGCGCGCGGCAATGGTTTGGCGTTTAATGTGTCGGGAGCGAATGCCGTTGGTATCGTAGGCACCGGCGCATCGTCAGGCACAACTGTCGACACAACGGGCATGCGCATTGCGGTTTCCGGCGCAGGAGCATCGGGCGTGCGTATCGAAGGCGGCGCGACGGGAGCAATTAACGGCGCGAGCACCATCGAACTGACAGGAGCTGGCACCACGGCAGCGATTGTTGACGGTCAGGGCTATAGCCTGGATGGCACGGTAGTGGGCACGCCGGTGGCGAGCACCAGCCTGACCAGCAATGCCAATCTGACGTCCTCTTTCGACGATCTGACAGGTTACGTTGCGCGCAACCAGGGGCAGTTTAACAATACCGGCACGATCGCGTTCTCGGGCGCTAACGGCACCGGCATTTTGGCGACTACGGGCGCTCAGGTGAACAACAGCGGCGCCATCGGGCTTTCTGGCGCAGGTGGCGTTGGAATTGACATCACAGGCGCAGGCACGTCGGCCGTCCATAGCGGCACCATAACCGGCAGCGGCACGGGCGTGCGCATTGCTGATGGTGCGTCGTTCAACAATCAGGGCGCGATCACCATCGCCTCTGGCACTGGCATAGTGGTGGACGGCGCAGGATCGACGCTGACGGGGACCGGCACTGCCGCTGTCATCGCCAATGACGGCGTAGCTGCCTTGCGCCTTGTCAATGGCGCGTCAGTGAACAGCGCGGGCAGCTTTTCCGGGAACGGCACGGCGCACGGCGTCCTAGTCGACAGCGGCGCAGGTGCGCTCACTCTTGGTGGCGGCTCTATCACGACTGGCGGCACTGGCAACGGCATTGAAAACGCAGCGAATTCAACTCAGATCCTGCTGAATGGCACCAATATTACCGCAAATGGCTCAGGTTCTGCGATCCGCACAGCGGTATCGCTCGACCCGGCCTCCACCGCAACATTGACAGCAGCCGGCGCGAACAGCACGGGCTTCACCTTTGCTGAAACCGGAGGCGCAGCTGCCACGAACAACCTCACGATCGGCAATGGCCTTACCATCCAGGCGAGCGGCGCAGGCGCGAGCGGGATCAGGCTTAATACGACCGGCACGGCATCGCTCACGGGCCGGGTGGACGTGACCAACAGCCTGGGCGGCGCGGCTCTGGTAGGCGGCCCCGCTGCATCGATCACCAACAGCGGCACGCTGGTTTCGGCGAGCACGGCGGCTCCGGTCGTCGATCTGACAGGTGGTGCGCTGGCGTTCACGAACAACGGTGCGATCACCGCTTCGTCGAACACCGCCGCAGCGATCAGTGGTGGGAACAATGGCCAGTCCGTCACTTTGGCATCAGGCGCGGTCACTGGTGCCGTCGCTCTTGGGTCGGGAGCGGATACGTTCCTGATGACGGGCGGTACTTTGAACGGGGCGTTCTCTGCCGGAGCGGGGAATGACTCCGCGACATTCCGTGGCCTTACCGACGCCAACATGTCCGGCATCACCAGCATCGCCGGAAACGGTGCGCCGGGCGGGAACGATGTGCTGACGTTCGACAACACGACCTCGACAGGCACGCAGCGCCTCGTCGGGTGGAACAGCGTGAACCTCACCAACGGATCGAACCTAACGGCGGATGGCGATCTGGTTCTCGCGGGCGGGACAGCCACAATCGACAACACCTCGACGCTCTTTGCCGGAAATGGTGTCAACGCTGTGATCCGCTCAGCCGCAGGTGGTACGGCGACCCTGGTGAACGCGGGCACGATCGACCTTACCAACGGCGGGTCGGGGGCGACCGACAGTTTGACGGTGCGCGGCAACTACGTCGGCCAGAATGGCACGATCAGACTTAACACCGTGCTTGCGGGCGATGGATCGCCTTCCGACAGGATCATCATTGATGGCGGCGCGGTCAGCGGCACCACGTCGTTGCAGATCGCCAATGCTGGTGGGCTTGGCGCGCAAACGACGGGCAATGGCATCGAAGTCGTGAGCGCAATAAATGGCGGCACGACAACTGCGACAACTACCGGCACCGGCTTCGCGCTGGCGGGCGGCAGTGTGGATGCGGGTGCTTTCCAATATCGTCTCTATGCCTCGAACACCGCAGGCACGAACGAGAGCTGGTATCTGAGGACGCAGGCGGGTTCCGTGCCCAGTGAGACGCCCACCCCCACTCCTACCCCGACGCCAACCCCTTCTGATCCGGCGGAGGAGCCTACGCCGCCTACTGGTCCCACGACCTATCGTGTCGAAGTGCCGTTGCTCGCAGCGATCCCGAACAGCCTGCGTAGCGGAGACCTCGCGATGGTCGCGACGTACCACAAGCGCATGGGCGACAATGAAGACGCTGTCGATCCGGGCTTTACTTTCCCCGGACGTATCTGGGGCCGCGCCATCGCGGAAGACCAGAATTATCGCCAGCGTGGCGACGCACGTCCTGAGACGGACGGTCATCTCTATGGCTTCCAGGCCGGGATCGATCTGTTCCGCTATGGCGGCAGGGGCGGCCATCACGACTTTGGCATCTATGGTGGCTACACCAATGGCAACGCGCGAGTGACGGGTTTTGCGGGTGGCCTAGAGGGCCAATATGTCGGCAAGCTCGATCCGAAGAGCAAATATGCCGGGCTGTACTGGACCTATGTCGGCAATAATGGCCTCTACGTGGATACCGTGCTCCAGCATAGCTGGTATGGCGGCAAGGCCACGGCCGTCAACGGCAACAAGATCGACATAGACGGCACCGGCATACTGGCGTCCATCGAGGCAGGCTACGCTATCACGCTGTCGCCGAAGTGGACTCTTGAACCGCAGGTGCAGGTTATCGCGCAGGGCGTTTCGATTGACCCGACAACCATTCCCAACGCAGGCGTGTCGCAGAATAGCGACGGCTACGTGACGGGTCGGCTTGGCCTGCGTGCCAAGGGCCGGTTCGAGACGAACAGTGGATCGGTACAGCCTTATCTGCGTGCTAATCTGTGGAAGGGCTTTGCAGCGACCGATCGGACTTACTTCCGCACGGCCGCAGCAACCACGATCATCAGCACGCGAACGTCGTCGCTATGGGGCGAAGCGGGCGCTGGCGTGACTTGGACGTTAAAGCCCGGTTTCGCGATCTATGGCGAGGCCGATCACCGCTTCTCGCTCGACAACGGGCAAGGCGTAGCGGGTCACTCCACGAGCGGTTCCGTGGGCGTGAAGATCAGCATGTAA
- a CDS encoding S8 family peptidase, producing the protein MRNLLRSVSILALSSLSACGGGGSSVNSGGTQAPVASPTPAVTPAPDTSTSNPTPTPTPAPGTSIVTPANLQSVRSANDTAEYRQNYTASELIHGLYALDSGWTGKGVTVGVLDDGVNTSLSAFSGQISSLSKDFGTETTNGVTAKRDRLGDAQADHGTAIAAIIAGKKDGSGTMGVAPDAQIAVLRTSDYNVDTKTEVLTHDAEALDYASSVGIKIINRSLTSQGFNVSIRNAVERYAVGGGLLVNAAGNQGSADPTDAVNVNNANRDAWLFVVALDPTSQSTYALASYSNKAGTLADRTVTSPGTNYTTRVDGSVSAFSGTSSATAQVSALAALIVSKWPQLSGVEAGNVILSTARDIGDPGVDTVFGHGLIDAEAALSPVNPVISNGSKQTLLAESVMVVPEALNTSSIQTALSQVTILDEYGRDFSGSVASMVVKPGSGNATWLRRRIAQMASGGGSSFNLGKLQGSVNYATYRYGMDRSEVRSVMRAGEINYQDGRTGYHVGINAGDSLQSDIMGLAPFADGILAYAPQAGNSFGVDRSTGIGRLGLTLSTGSFGSARASAATVSLDTGRTSIRASWIDEKGSVLGVASSGGLALGRGTNTAMVEAHHSLELAGGWSLEGYGSVGVTRLKIDPLSVVTASTSLVGTRAGLQASRAALGGLVSFGIAQPLTIESGKAKLTLASAYDLASQSLVFRSTNASLSSTRRPLQLTAGFARGDAVSNLRIGMMQNVTDGSTTALAGYSFRF; encoded by the coding sequence ATGCGAAATTTACTCCGTTCGGTTAGCATATTAGCATTGTCCTCGCTGAGCGCGTGCGGCGGCGGTGGCAGTTCGGTCAATTCCGGCGGAACGCAGGCGCCAGTCGCGTCGCCGACGCCCGCTGTGACGCCGGCACCGGACACCTCCACCTCGAACCCCACACCTACGCCAACCCCGGCACCCGGCACCAGCATCGTGACACCGGCCAACCTTCAGTCGGTTCGTTCGGCGAACGACACGGCGGAATATCGGCAGAATTACACGGCCAGCGAACTTATCCACGGCCTCTACGCATTGGACAGTGGCTGGACCGGGAAGGGCGTCACGGTCGGCGTGCTGGACGACGGTGTGAACACATCGCTTTCGGCATTCAGCGGCCAGATTTCCTCACTTTCGAAGGACTTTGGAACCGAGACGACGAACGGCGTCACCGCCAAGCGCGACCGGTTGGGGGATGCGCAGGCCGATCACGGCACGGCGATCGCCGCGATCATCGCGGGCAAGAAAGACGGCAGCGGGACCATGGGCGTCGCACCGGATGCGCAAATCGCGGTGCTGCGGACGTCCGATTACAATGTCGACACGAAGACGGAAGTACTGACGCACGATGCCGAAGCGCTGGACTATGCGAGCAGCGTCGGGATCAAGATCATCAATCGATCCCTCACCTCGCAGGGCTTCAACGTCAGCATTCGCAATGCTGTGGAGCGCTACGCGGTCGGCGGCGGGCTGCTGGTCAACGCGGCCGGTAATCAGGGTTCGGCCGATCCCACGGATGCCGTTAACGTGAACAACGCCAATCGCGATGCATGGCTGTTCGTCGTCGCCCTCGATCCCACGTCGCAGTCAACCTACGCGCTGGCGAGCTATTCGAACAAGGCAGGCACCTTGGCCGATCGAACAGTAACCTCTCCAGGCACGAACTACACGACCAGAGTCGACGGCTCGGTCTCCGCATTCTCCGGCACTAGCTCGGCCACCGCGCAGGTTTCGGCGCTCGCAGCACTGATTGTCAGCAAATGGCCACAATTAAGTGGCGTGGAAGCGGGTAACGTCATTCTCAGCACGGCGCGTGACATTGGAGATCCGGGCGTGGACACGGTGTTCGGCCATGGCCTGATTGATGCGGAAGCTGCATTGTCACCCGTCAATCCGGTAATCTCGAATGGATCGAAGCAAACGTTGCTTGCAGAGTCGGTTATGGTCGTACCTGAGGCACTGAACACAAGCTCCATTCAGACGGCGCTGTCGCAAGTCACGATACTCGACGAATATGGCCGGGATTTCTCCGGCTCCGTCGCGAGCATGGTAGTGAAACCGGGTTCGGGCAATGCGACATGGCTGCGGCGGCGCATTGCTCAAATGGCGAGCGGCGGGGGCAGCAGCTTCAACCTTGGCAAGTTACAGGGTAGCGTCAATTACGCGACCTATCGCTATGGCATGGACAGGAGCGAAGTGCGCAGCGTGATGCGTGCCGGCGAAATCAATTATCAGGATGGCCGCACCGGCTATCATGTCGGCATCAACGCCGGTGACTCGCTGCAAAGCGATATCATGGGCCTTGCCCCCTTTGCCGACGGCATATTGGCTTATGCACCGCAGGCGGGGAACAGTTTTGGCGTGGATCGCTCGACCGGTATCGGACGCCTCGGGCTTACGCTTTCGACCGGATCGTTTGGGAGCGCCCGCGCCAGCGCTGCCACCGTGTCGCTCGATACCGGGCGTACTTCGATCCGGGCGTCCTGGATCGATGAGAAGGGATCAGTGCTCGGCGTTGCGTCGTCCGGTGGTCTGGCGCTCGGGCGCGGCACCAATACGGCGATGGTGGAAGCACATCACAGCCTCGAATTGGCAGGCGGCTGGAGCCTTGAGGGTTACGGCTCGGTCGGCGTGACGCGGCTTAAGATCGATCCGTTATCTGTGGTCACCGCCTCGACATCATTGGTCGGAACGCGCGCAGGATTACAGGCAAGTCGTGCCGCTCTAGGTGGTTTAGTAAGTTTTGGCATAGCGCAGCCGCTCACAATCGAAAGCGGCAAGGCGAAGCTCACGCTGGCGTCAGCCTATGATCTCGCCTCGCAATCGCTCGTTTTCCGCTCGACCAATGCCAGCCTCTCCAGCACGCGTCGACCCTTGCAATTGACGGCAGGCTTTGCGCGTGGGGATGCCGTCTCCAACTTGCGGATCGGCATGATGCAGAATGTGACCGACGGCTCGACCACGGCTCTGGCGGGATATTCCTTCCGCTTCTGA